The genomic region TGGACGGAcagttggatggatggacagttggttggttggatggacagttggacggacggatggatggagcGCCACCTTTCAGCCGGATGTCCACATGCTGCCTCAGCCAGGGGTAGATGCCGTGGGACGATGAGTCTTCAGGAATCGTGTTTTCCTTCAACCAGCCGCCGCAGGAGAACGTGTAGAAGTCGTCACAGGGGTCGACTGACCGGTCCAACTTACTCAGGATGGACCCGGCTACGAGACAAATCACAAGGTTCTGATCCAAACCACCCAACACAGAAACCCAGAGGCATCAACTCCACTGCTGGGAACTTGCTCACCTGCCTCGATGCATTCTGGGGAAAGACAAAACTCCTCTTGACTGGATTTTTGGGAGActaatggagagaaaaacatttttattgggtTAAATTACTGATAAATTCAAACTGTTAGAAACTTTTCCAACTGTGAGAACTTTTACTGTCTATTTGGGTAACATTTATCTATAATTATCCAATGAAACCCCTGGTTCTGTAAGTTTAAATCACCAGTTTAAATCAGACTGGTGGAACTGGAACCACGGCTGATACATCTGGATGGTTCTCACACAGAGTAAACAGCTATGGTTTCTCTGAACTGAGCAACGTCTGAGTGTTTCATCTGAGCAGAAGCCATTTTCCACGCTTATCCAGGCATCCTAAACTGAGATGTAATTT from Poecilia reticulata strain Guanapo unplaced genomic scaffold, Guppy_female_1.0+MT scaffold_909, whole genome shotgun sequence harbors:
- the LOC103461273 gene encoding endothelin-converting enzyme 1-like, producing MNYPLPLETITFPNMWSLGGMETASVVAVLCGSSDGHSCRGSSCVGLGWVSQKSSQEEFCLSPECIEAAGSILSKLDRSVDPCDDFYTFSCGGWLKENTIPEDSSSHGIYPWLRQHVDIRLKGGAPSIRPSNCPSNQPTVHPSN